A genome region from Pygocentrus nattereri isolate fPygNat1 chromosome 6, fPygNat1.pri, whole genome shotgun sequence includes the following:
- the cnga4 gene encoding cyclic nucleotide-gated cation channel alpha-4 has translation MNRWTKVLNWHRMHKDGEVQEEKTQGQGEEKKKDEKEKINWREWVVDPSGEFYYGWLQVMIFPVIYNWVIIILRACFYEVAHTYLAVWLTLDYVSDLVYIADIIIKVHTGFMEQGILVRDRSRLKKRYLRSSHFRWDMASLLPTDLLYLQLGIQTPLVRVNRFLRSARLSEALDRMETRTAYPNVFRISKLMILIFILIHWNACIYFSLSNYIGFGVDEWVYPNISDPEFASMRRQYFYSYWFSTLILTTVGDTPQPQREEEYLFMIADLLIAVLVFASVVGNVSNVIMNLQNRDNVFFPNHELVKGYLHSRRITKELQGRVNNWYQHLHINKKITRENEILQQLPVTLQTAITVSVHLPTLSKVTIFQNCESSLLEELVLKLTPQVYSPGEYVCRKGDVGHEMYIIKEGKLAVVADDGVTQFAVLGEGNFFGEISILNIKGNKSGNRRTANIRSIGHSDLFSLSKEGLTDTLSEFPAAKRLLEEKGRQILTKMGMLEKTDEGEEEKEKTEDKVARLEGSLEVLQTKLARLMAELESSARKMMRRVEHLELQTEGWEGIVAEGAWSETEEEGERDREVGDGEGEKEEEPEGERGEGDGGEEEEGVGKDVKEKK, from the exons ATGAATCGTTGGACTAAAGTTCTTAACTGGCATCGCATGCACAAGGATGGTGAAGTGCAAGAAGAGAAAACACAAGGTcagggagaagagaagaagaaagacgagaaggaaaaaatcaa ttggAGGGAATGGGTGGTTGATCCCTCTGGAGAGTTTTACTATGGCTGGTTGCAAGTCATGATCTTTCCTGTCATCTATAACTGGGTTATTATTATCCTGAG GGCCTGTTTTTATGAAGTTGCGCACACATATCTGGCAGTGTGGCTCACTTTAGACTACGTCTCTGACCTGGTCTACATAGCTGACATTATTATCAAAGTCCATACTG GGTTCATGGAGCAGGGCATTCTAGTGCGTGATCGGTCTCGTCTGAAAAAACGCTACCTACGATCATCTCACTTTCGGTGGGACATGGCCTCCCTGCTGCCCACTGACCTGCTCTACCTGCAGCTGGGCATCCAAACACCCCTGGTCAGGGTAAACCGTTTCCTGCGGTCAGCCCGCCTGTCAGAGGCTTTGGACCGCATGGAGACTCGAACGGCCTACCCTAACGTTTTCCGCATTTCCAAACTCATGATCCTCATTTTCATCCTCATCCACTGGAACGCATGCATCTACTTCTCGCTCTCCAACTACATTGGCTTTGGTGTTGATGAATGGGTCTACCCCAACATCTCGGATCCTGAGTTTGCTTCCATGAGACGTCAGTACTTCTACTCCTACTGGTTCTCCACTCTGATCCTCACTACAGTGGGCGACACACCTCAGCCACAACGTGAGGAGGAGTACCTTTTCATGATTGCTGACCTGCTGATCGCAGTGCTGGTGTTTGCCTCTGTTGTGGGGAATGTAAGCAACGTGATCATGAACCTGCAGAACCGAGACAATGTGTTTTTCCCCAATCACGAGCTGGTGAAGGGCTACCTGCACAGCCGGAGGATCACCAAAGAGCTGCAGGGACGTGTTAACAACTGGTACCAACATCTACACATCAACAA AAAGATCACGAGAGAGAATGAAATCCTCCAGCAGCTGCCTGTCACGCTACAGACAGCCATCACTGTGAGCGTGCACCTGCCCACGCTTTCCAAAGTGACCATCTTCCAGAACTGTGAGAGCAGCCTGCTGGAGGAGCTGGTGCTCAAACTCACTCCACAG GTCTACAGCCCAGGAGAGTATGTGTGTAGGAAAGGAGATGTGGGCCATGAGATGTACATCATTAAAGAGGGAAAGCTGGCTGTTGTGGCAGATGATGGGGTCACTCAGTTTGCTGTGCTGGGTGAAGGGAACTTTTTTGGCGAGATCAGCATCCTGAACATCAAAG GCAACAAATCGGGCAACCGGCGCACAGCCAACATCCGCAGCATCGGTCACTCTGACCTGTTCAGCCTGTCGAAAGAGGGCCTGACAGACACATTGTCTGAGTTTCCGGCTGCCAAGCGCCTGCTGGAGGAGAAGGGCCGTCAGATCCTGACCAAGATGGGTATGCTGGAGAAGACAGACGAAGgcgaggaggagaaagagaaaacagaggacAAGGTGGCGCGTTTGGAGGGCAGCCTGGAGGTGCTGCAAACCAAACTAGCCCGACTGATGGCTGAGCTGGAGTCCAGCGCCCGAAAGATGATGAGGCGCGTGGAGCACCTGGAACTGCAGACGGAGGGCTGGGAGGGCATAGTGGCTGAGGGAGCCTGGAGTGAAacggaggaggagggagagagagatagggaggtCGGGGATGGAGAGGGGGAAAAGGAAGAGGAGCCAGAGGGAGAGCGGGGAGAGGGGGATgggggagaagaagaagagggagTGGGGAAGgatgtaaaagagaaaaagtga